A stretch of Pygocentrus nattereri isolate fPygNat1 chromosome 8, fPygNat1.pri, whole genome shotgun sequence DNA encodes these proteins:
- the LOC119263822 gene encoding uncharacterized protein LOC119263822 produces MPPAVIIILLLCKMYSAQAVKNSELLVISVEPGKAVTLNCTLEGKSGEDVKMWYKQRLEHVPLEVGSQLEGKSAMISKEFETSKRFKINRIASGISLSIEGVTKEDEGMYFCGSAGSNTLNFSTATFLAVTGQSDISVLQTPVQGSFSPGEPVTLQCTVLSEIRAADLRVLWFRAAAGQSFPEIIYTHQNSSSRQCEISSSTHSSVYNFSKNILDHHHTGTYYCAVAACGKIIFGNGTSVEMEDPVDPVMLTLAVFSAVCVAVICTQTIFIHKLRKSEHGAGERVQQGAVSEWTTRQEQNTENLHYAAIHIKEKKAKGGRVKREQPEDVVYSHVRSSNAAAQRSHR; encoded by the exons ATGCCTCCAGCTGTGATCATCATCTTGCTTCTCTGCAAAATGT ATTCTGCTCAAGCAGTGAAAAATTCAGAGTTGTTGGTCATCTCTGTTGAGCCTGGTAAAGCGGTCACTCTGAACTGCACATTGGAAGGCAAATCAGGGGAAGATGTTAAGATGTGGTACAAACAAAGACTGGAGCATGTGCCACTGGAAGTGGGATCACAGTTAGAAGGAAAGTCGGCTATGATTTCAAAAGAATTTGAAACTTCAAAAAGATTTAAAATCAACAGAATAGCAAGTGGCATTTCTCTCAGTATTGAAGGTGTCACTAAAGaagatgaaggaatgtacttctgtggaTCAGCTGGATCAAACACACTGAACTTCTCTACTGCTACATTCTTAGCAGTCACAG GGCAGTCAGACATATCAGTGCTCCAAACTCCAGTACAGGGGTCATTTTCTCCAGGAGAGCcggtcactctgcagtgcacggtcctctctgagatcagagcagcagatctccgagtgctctggttcagagctgcagcaggacaatcctttcctgaaatcatttacactcatcagaacagcagcagccgtcagtgtgagatcagctcttctacacATAGCTCTGTGTACAACTTCTCCAAGAACATCCTCGACCACCACCacactggaacttactactgtgcTGTGGCTGCTTGTGGGAAGATCATCTTTGGCAATGGAACATCAGTAGAAATGG AAGATCCTGTAGATCCTGTAATGCTGACTCTGGCAGttttctcagcagtgtgtgtggctgtaatCTGCACTCAAACCATTTTCATCCataaactgagaaaatctgaACACGGCGCTGGTG AGAGAGTTCAGCAGGGGGCTGTGAGTGAGTGGACCACCAGACAG GAACAGAACACTGAGAACCTGCATTACGCTGCCATCCACATCAAAGAGAAGAAAGCCAAAGGtgggagagtgaagagagaacaGCCTGAAGACGTTGTTTACTCTCACGTGAGAAGCTCCAATGCTGCTGCTCAGCGCTCACATCGCTAG